The Amaranthus tricolor cultivar Red isolate AtriRed21 chromosome 2, ASM2621246v1, whole genome shotgun sequence genome contains the following window.
TCTGTTTCCACTCCTACTCGACGATCGTCAAGAACCGCTGACAAACCTCCTCCCAACTACAAAGAGGTCTTTTAAAATCTTTGTAATGTGTTTGGTACAATCTTTTATATCTATAACCGTTACTAAACAGTCCtttctctttgattttttttttttttttgatttttctttttacagTATGGACTGGAACCTCTATTGGCTGGTAGAAGGTGAGATTTTGACCAATTTTGTTTGTGAATTTCCAATTTTCCGGCTTTCTGgtattttttagttttgtgtTTAATTTCGAATATTAATGCTTTCTAGGTTTTACAAAAGGAGAGATTTGTTGAATAGAGTGTATGCAAATGATGAGGATAGAGTAAATGCTATTGAAAGGGCTGAAAAACTTGAATCACATTTGGGTTCTGAATTTCCCACTTTCATTAAACCTATGCTTCAATCACATGTTACTGGAGGTTTTTGGTTGGTAAGCTCTTCAACCTTTTCAAGTGCTAGTTTTGAATGTAGCAAatttatttagttgtttaatatgTGTGTTAGAATAAGAAATTTCAGTATAATTAACATATAGTAATTGATTTGTACTACAGAGTTTTCCTAATTCATTTTGCAAGGCCCACCTTCCAACAACTGATGAAGAGTTAATTCTGATTGATGAAGATGGAGATCAATGGAAGGCTAAGTATCTTGCTAGGAAGAATGGTCTTAGTGGTGGGTGGAGAGGATTTTCCCTTGACCATGAGTTAGTTGATGGGGACGCCCTTATTTTCCAGCTCATTAAAGAAGATACCTTAAAGGTAAACTCAGTATTTAACGGGACTTTggattattgatattaaaagtatctttggataataattttggagagaaaaaaaaaaagaagagaaagggaaagaaagagaagagaaatgaaagggaaaaaaattcttatttatttaggacgaaagagaagagaaagaaaagaagataggagtttttccttcaaatcttttcaacttTGAAAAGATTAATACCTTCAAAAAACATCTATTTAATCTCTTCAAATCTCTTCCCTCCAAATTCATTCCttattttgttatccaaataagAGATCTCTCATCCCTTCAAATTTACCTCTTTCCTTTCCTTTCACTTCCATCCAAACACACTCTAAGTGTGATAATAAGCGGTgataataaaaagatttttaattttagtttttacaaAATGTTGCATGTCAACTTCCTAGCAGTGGATCTTTCACCATAATTTTAAACATTTAGTACCTCTCACTATAATAAATGGTGGTGGACGTGTACggattttgtgaaaaaaaaaatatttaattactaaACTTTCATTATAATTTTCCACCATTTGATATTGTTGTGAATATAGACGTATATATGTAAAAAGGATGGTAACAAGCACCCAAATCAAACAATACTAAACAAGACACAAGAAAAGTGATTTATGGTACCTTATGGTACCCTCCACAAATCAAATGACTTGTATGTCTTAATGATAGATAATATTTCAACAATTACATTATGCACACATTCACAAACACACCTTCATGTGTTTGGATGTAGTAATTTTTACTCCAATACAGTTTCCGTACGTACAAGCTTACTTCTCTCTCCATGGTTCAAGAAAACATAAACGTTTGCTTGCACTCATTTACATACTCTCTTTTGACCTTTAAACCCTCATTTATAGGCCCATGTGTTTATACGAGTCCAACTTAGGAATCCTCAAGGTATTCAtgtatgaaaatgaaaattcgAGGTTCTGACATGCTCAGCTAGATCAAGTGACCTACTTGGTCGATCGAGCAGAGTATGTTGCAGCTATTGTCTCCTGCTACATCATTTAGCTTGATTAAGTGACCTTTCCTTGCATATTTTCAATGCATTTTGCATCAAACTCTTGGCTTGCGTGAGCCTTTGATTGCTCGTCAAACCCTCATCAATTTTCTAATACTCCATCTTAAATGAGGGTTTGATTCTTGATTCAACAAATACTAATAACCAAATAGAtcataaactcttaaaatctcATTGCAAAATGTTACACTGTATCAAATTACAAGTAGCAAAGTCATGTAAGCCTGAAATTAATTTTGAGATGTCACACTAGATCATATTTACACTAATACCATAGATTCAATTTAAGTTGTATATTTCGTGGATGATTTTCTTAGAATTTCgttaatatataattagagaAATTGACGAAAGTATATACTTCCCTTTATTTCAATGCATGCAATATTTCTATACTTGTCTTATATTCTCTTCcaaatataaggaaaaatagTCTCAATGCAGTTTTGTTAAATTTGTATTAATGTATACTTGAATAATATCAATGTTTTATAGTTTTAACTTGGATATATTTGgttatttacatatattaagaataaaatgatATAGAATGTTTAAAGCTTTAAAACtttgagaaattaattaaatgtttgtatgtatgtgCTCGCAAGCAAACCATTTACAACATATGTTTATATGTACTAGTTTGGTTTCCATTGTTGGGCCACAAGAGATTGAAAGAGATTGTGACCATTGTCCAATTGTTTTGATAAAATCCTCCTCGCATTTATTGACCGAACAAAGTGAAATATGTTTGACTCTAGGGCATTTTTGATCTGttccaaattcaaaaaataaattagcttGAAAATTGTGATATATTGATCTTGAATGTTATAATTATTTGTATATTGTTATAAGTAATTTTCATCTCTTTTTAGGTCTACATTATTCGTGTAAATTCCTCTGATGAAGATGGAGAGCGTAAAGGTGACGAAAATTGAGCTTTTGTAAGTGGGGAAATAGAGACAGCAGAACAAAGGTAATTCTTTCATTACTGCACAAGTGCACATTAGTCATTAATTAGTGTCATATCTTTAATCTAAATAATGAATTAAGAGCCTTAATTTGTGTCATTTTGACAATTAAGCCATTCAATGTCTAGAAGCTTCTATACTTTAATctaaatacttcctccgttttgaaatacttcttatattacaattatggtactattcatcattcaaacttattttatatattgtggctaatgtgtaagaataAACAtagagggtgtttggcaaacggATGATAGCTGGCAGCTGATAGCTGTTTATAGTGGCTAATTTGACCagctaattttattaaattgtttgaccagctgattttgaatCCGCTGCTATGaacagcttgttcaaaaacaacttattcaaaaacaacttattcatatcaataagcTGTTTTAACCAGCTAGTTtaccaaacactagcattagcTGGTATGACCACCAACCCTTTATTcacatcaaaataagctaaaattactCAATAAGTTAATATGCCAAACACCCCCATAGTCAAGTAGAACTTGTTTGAATTGTTTTattgcatacttttataatattaagtttttattagatgtgtatagtttaagatatgatatttaaaataacacattgaattACATAAAAAGtgcaatataataaatatattaataagtaAACTTCAATAGTTGAATTACAATGATAATTGAGATTATTCTAGTCACATCATAAATATTCGCAAAACGAGTTTTAGCACAACGATATGTTGCTTTCGCAACATTGCGACCACATTTGTGCGGCAATATTGACGGCCTAGTAAAACTTTTTTACCCACCAATTCTAAGGATTTAAACAtttattttaagacttaaaatgtcaattttctACACTTAAAATTTTTACTCTAAGTCCTAAACTTCTTTTTCAAATggaactttattttttttaattacctaCAATTTCCCTTTAAAACACTCGTTACAAGATTTAGAAATTTAATTTCAACTCTTAAAACCTGATCCAAGTACGTGTGGTGGTTGAAGCAATTATGCACGAAATGGATTTAGCACACAAACACAAGGGGATATTCCAAGATTGTTATAACAATGCCTTGCCAAGAGTTGGACTACCAAACCTCCTGTCAATGCAACACCGGTGCTttcctttgattaatcaagggaatactcaatgttcttggataggatgaagtgcaatcttgaagactgatcaagggGTTGCACAACAAagaagggcaaactggccctaaGTAACCCAATTGCTAGGCAATTGCAAGGAAAAACACACTTAgtgaattttctgaatttttattaaaaatcaacttatttcttTTACAATGATGGAACCATCTATATATAGACGTAAGGGAAGAGGGAAATACAATGAGAAGGCTAATGACACGTCTAACTAACAATAACGGTCATAAAGGATCACGTGCACAACATGTGCttcattaaaaacataaaaacaagctAAGTATAATTCTGACAGAAGGCTGCTGAACAGGTGACCTTTCACCCATGTTTTTATGCACTTCCAAAGGTAGATGATGGCTACTAAGAGTCCTAGAAGCAAGctcctagtgtagagattccatttctacccttggtggtcCCGTAGGTCAGACGATGTGCTCAAACCAAGTCTCACAAGGTGCCCTGGTCATAAGATCAGTTCTGCACTATTTTGCACCAGTGCTGACTGGGTGACCTTCATCCTTTCATCTTGAGGTCTTCTAATGATTGATAGGAGGAATCTTTGACCATGGTAGGAAGATCCAAGTGTGAAGATTCCAAATCTACCCTTAGAGTCCTCCAAGGAGTCAAGATACGTTCTAGACACAAAGCCCAAGGTCTGCTGGTCAACGGTTCATTCCCCTCTGTTCTAAGCAACCTGCTGACTGGTTGTCCTTCACAACTGATTTCAGCGAGTTTCCCATGATGTATAGCAATGTTCTTGAGCCAAGGTGTGATGtcccatgtaccaagattccaaaTCCACCTTGCATGGCTAATGAATCTTTCCTGGTTGATCTGGAGGAGGGCTGCAAGGTCAGCTGTTTGCTAGCTTTGATCATAGGCTGTTGTACTGTTGCTTTGAGCTTCTGTTCTTCCTCTTTAGTTGCTGAATCTGTGTCATAGCTTGCATATGACTCATTGCTTTGTTCTTCATTCATGCTTCCTGTATGAATCCTCATTGAATCATCCCAATATGGTTCAAAACCCTTACTTCAAGTGCACATATTGACAATATGATATATTGATCCATAAGAGATTTACTGTAATGCCCAATTGCCAGCCTTACACCCAACATATGGACTCAATTGAATTTGAGATATTTACCCAAGTGCTCAAATTGACAATTTGACGTATATAATGTGATTTTAAACATTAAAGTCATTCTATAAGTAATTTGTTTGATTATTGGTATTAATAATGGGAAAAATATGTTGGTAGAGTTACATGGTTGGTGGTATACAGAGATCAATATTTCTTGTTTTCAATGTGTTTCTAAAGTTGCGTGTTCTCGTTGGCAGGCATAAATTAGAGTG
Protein-coding sequences here:
- the LOC130806433 gene encoding B3 domain-containing protein At3g19184-like — translated: MVTSTISYEEQRKQRLEENKKRMEQLNLHKLSQALKPTPKINVNPSPVKKLKSRAVGFSVSTPTRRSSRTADKPPPNYKEYGLEPLLAGRRFYKRRDLLNRVYANDEDRVNAIERAEKLESHLGSEFPTFIKPMLQSHVTGGFWLSFPNSFCKAHLPTTDEELILIDEDGDQWKAKYLARKNGLSGGWRGFSLDHELVDGDALIFQLIKEDTLKVYIIRVNSSDEDGERKGDEN